One Streptomyces sp. NBC_00554 DNA segment encodes these proteins:
- a CDS encoding extracellular solute-binding protein, whose amino-acid sequence MHSSVRRLRLTAATVTVLAVAGTATACSSGTGSTGTKASDSGTYTIWDPYPQFDKSSAWAKLLDACGTKAGVKIKRTAFDTSDLANKALLAAQQDNSADVLIVDNPVVSTLAEAGVLTTTEDNKLDTSKADANLLAAGQSGGKTYGTPIGANTLALYYNKAVLKQAGVDIASVKDWKSLTAALAKVKKAGKKGITFSAIGTEEGTFQFLPWYWGSDAQLTALDSDQAVSALTLWKDWLKNGYAPNSVLNNTQTTSWQEFATGDYAFSENGTWQLANAAKAGFDYGVIPVPAADGGSAAAPTGGEFVTIPVQGKTDRYTTSQKIVTCLTSTDNLLNTDTTLSYVAPTTEVQDKQVTANAELKPWVDAVKAAKGRTSDDLGTKYPKISEQLWKAVQSALSGSQSPKDALAAAQSAVK is encoded by the coding sequence ATGCACAGCTCCGTAAGACGGCTCCGCCTCACCGCCGCGACCGTGACCGTCCTCGCCGTCGCCGGCACCGCCACCGCTTGTTCCTCCGGTACGGGCAGCACCGGCACCAAGGCCTCGGACAGCGGCACGTACACCATCTGGGACCCGTACCCGCAGTTCGACAAGAGCTCCGCGTGGGCGAAGCTGCTCGACGCCTGCGGCACCAAGGCCGGGGTGAAGATCAAGCGCACCGCGTTCGACACCAGCGACCTCGCGAACAAGGCACTGCTGGCAGCCCAGCAGGACAACTCCGCCGACGTCCTCATCGTCGACAACCCGGTGGTGTCGACGCTGGCCGAGGCCGGGGTCCTCACCACGACCGAGGACAACAAGCTGGACACCTCGAAGGCGGACGCCAACCTCCTCGCGGCCGGACAGTCGGGCGGCAAGACGTACGGCACGCCGATCGGCGCCAACACCCTCGCCCTCTACTACAACAAGGCGGTGCTGAAGCAGGCCGGGGTGGACATAGCCTCGGTGAAGGACTGGAAGTCGCTGACGGCGGCGCTGGCGAAGGTCAAGAAGGCCGGCAAGAAAGGCATCACGTTCTCCGCGATCGGCACGGAGGAGGGCACCTTCCAGTTCCTGCCCTGGTACTGGGGATCGGACGCCCAGCTGACCGCGCTCGACTCCGACCAGGCCGTCTCCGCGCTGACGCTGTGGAAGGACTGGCTGAAGAACGGCTACGCGCCGAACTCGGTCCTCAACAACACCCAGACGACCAGCTGGCAGGAGTTCGCGACCGGCGACTACGCGTTCAGCGAGAACGGCACCTGGCAGCTCGCCAACGCCGCGAAGGCCGGCTTCGACTACGGGGTCATCCCCGTTCCCGCCGCCGACGGCGGCAGCGCGGCCGCCCCGACCGGAGGCGAGTTCGTCACCATCCCGGTCCAGGGCAAGACCGACCGCTACACGACGTCACAGAAGATCGTGACCTGCCTGACCAGCACCGACAACCTCCTCAACACCGACACCACGCTGTCCTACGTGGCACCCACCACCGAGGTCCAGGACAAGCAGGTCACGGCGAACGCCGAGCTGAAGCCCTGGGTCGACGCGGTCAAGGCGGCCAAGGGACGCACCAGTGACGACCTGGGCACCAAGTACCCGAAGATCTCCGAGCAGTTGTGGAAGGCGGTCCAGTCCGCCCTCAGTGGCTCGCAGTCGCCGAAGGACGCGTTGGCCGCGGCGCAGTCCGCCGTCAAGTAA
- a CDS encoding carbohydrate ABC transporter permease, with product MSHTTKVPHRRPVRHTSGAAPTAPPRARRRPTSQQWAAWGFLAPVTLYLVLFYAYPLYRNIDLSLRNYTVRSFVQGDAPFTGLQNFRTVLDDPTFAPALLHTVVFTTVCLVFQYAIGLALAVFFNQHFRLSTILRALFLVPWLLPLIVSASTWSWMLNSDSGVVNAVLHAVGIGPVNWLTAPGWSLASVIVANIWIGVPFNLVVLHSGLQSIPASLYEAAALDGANAWQRFWRITFPLLRPVSAITLLLGLVYTLKVFDIIWIMTKGGPADSSTTFATWSYQLGFGNLLPAFGPGAAVGNLLVVAALVFGLVYVRVQRKQALS from the coding sequence ATGAGCCACACGACGAAAGTGCCGCACCGGCGGCCCGTGCGCCACACCAGTGGTGCGGCCCCCACCGCACCACCCCGGGCACGGCGCCGCCCCACCTCCCAGCAGTGGGCCGCCTGGGGATTCCTCGCCCCGGTGACCCTCTACCTCGTCCTCTTCTACGCCTATCCCCTGTACCGCAACATCGACCTGAGCCTGCGCAACTACACGGTCCGGTCCTTCGTCCAGGGCGATGCGCCGTTCACGGGCCTGCAGAACTTCCGCACCGTACTCGACGACCCGACCTTCGCCCCGGCCCTGCTCCACACCGTGGTCTTCACCACCGTGTGTCTGGTCTTCCAGTACGCCATCGGCCTGGCCCTCGCGGTCTTCTTCAACCAGCACTTCCGGCTCTCCACAATCCTGCGGGCCCTCTTCCTGGTGCCCTGGCTGCTCCCGCTGATCGTCTCGGCGTCCACCTGGTCGTGGATGCTCAACAGCGACTCCGGTGTCGTGAACGCCGTACTGCACGCCGTCGGCATAGGGCCGGTGAACTGGCTGACCGCGCCGGGCTGGTCGCTCGCCTCGGTGATCGTCGCGAACATCTGGATCGGCGTCCCGTTCAATCTGGTGGTCCTCCACAGCGGCCTGCAGTCCATCCCCGCGAGCCTCTACGAGGCGGCGGCCCTCGACGGGGCGAACGCCTGGCAGCGGTTCTGGCGGATCACCTTTCCGCTGCTGCGACCGGTGTCCGCGATCACTCTGCTGCTCGGCCTGGTCTACACGCTCAAGGTCTTCGACATCATCTGGATCATGACCAAGGGTGGCCCGGCCGACTCCTCCACCACCTTCGCCACCTGGTCCTACCAACTCGGCTTCGGCAACCTGCTGCCCGCTTTCGGCCCCGGAGCGGCCGTCGGCAACCTGCTCGTGGTCGCCGCCCTGGTGTTCGGCCTGGTCTACGTGAGGGTCCAGCGGAAGCAGGCACTGTCATGA
- a CDS encoding carbohydrate ABC transporter permease gives MNRSTSRTWWQTAIGVLFTAVMLFPVYWMLNVSFTRDQDMRKSPPDLIPVHGTLEGYRAVLDQQLPYLGTSFVIGLGTVVLTVALAAPAGYALAKLRPRGGGVLGFLFLVAQMIPGIIMAMGFYAIYLSLGLLQSVPGLIVADSTLAVPFAVLIFTAFMSGIPGELLQAAKTDGAGPVRTFWSIVLPMSRNAIVTVSLFAFLWSWSDFVFASTLASGGAHEPITLGIYHYIGNNNQEWNAIMATAVVASLPAAVILVLAQRYVAAGVTAGAVKD, from the coding sequence ATGAACCGAAGCACCAGCCGTACGTGGTGGCAGACGGCCATCGGCGTGCTGTTCACCGCGGTGATGCTCTTCCCGGTCTACTGGATGCTCAACGTGTCCTTCACCCGCGACCAGGACATGCGCAAGAGCCCGCCGGACCTGATCCCCGTGCACGGCACTCTGGAGGGGTACCGAGCCGTCCTGGACCAGCAGTTGCCCTACCTCGGCACCAGCTTCGTCATCGGCCTGGGGACCGTCGTCCTCACCGTGGCGCTCGCCGCTCCCGCCGGCTACGCACTGGCCAAACTCCGCCCGCGCGGCGGCGGCGTACTCGGTTTCCTCTTCCTGGTCGCCCAGATGATCCCCGGCATCATCATGGCGATGGGCTTCTACGCCATCTACCTCAGCCTCGGCCTGCTCCAGTCGGTGCCCGGCCTGATCGTCGCGGACTCCACGCTGGCCGTGCCGTTCGCCGTGCTGATCTTCACCGCGTTCATGTCCGGAATCCCGGGCGAACTGCTCCAGGCCGCGAAGACGGACGGGGCCGGGCCCGTGCGCACCTTCTGGTCGATCGTGCTGCCCATGAGCCGCAACGCCATTGTCACGGTGTCGCTGTTCGCGTTCTTGTGGTCCTGGTCCGACTTCGTCTTCGCCAGCACCCTCGCCAGCGGCGGCGCGCACGAGCCGATCACCCTCGGCATCTACCACTACATCGGCAACAACAACCAGGAGTGGAACGCCATCATGGCCACCGCCGTCGTGGCCTCGCTGCCCGCCGCGGTGATCCTCGTCCTCGCCCAGCGCTACGTAGCCGCCGGCGTGACCGCCGGCGCCGTCAAGGACTGA
- a CDS encoding amylo-alpha-1,6-glucosidase: MTAAPSGPAFSVHDIPFSTRGSWFGISPVVAEKTIAEDLHLVSHQHGMHAVLRLLPLDLPTGDRAATRPHATPSQLSWIGAEGRIDLAYESPDTVRLRGDGLGLRIGAAATVLTPFSGTYFYREPGTGAYVFTSYETGRRYRVTVLSGTVAEASGTQTLGSAARGVTIGAEASAVWEAAVEEYETARRPYASSASFGQVVDAAHGAFSSFVDTVAPWRSSGTPAAELAAYVLWSATVRPQGFVTRPAVLMSKHWMDKVWSWDHCFNALALAPGSPGLALDQFALPFDHQDETGALPDSVAHSEILYNFVKPPIHGWTLRHLRRRLPKPLGEAELTEVYDRLARWTDFWLTMRRAPGAALPHYQHGNDSGWDNATTFDPERVIVSADLAAFLVLQMRELAELAHALGLQDDARRWTRTADGTQAAMLEELWTGDRFVARSAQSGATWTSSSLLDLMPVVLGEHLPQSIGDALADRIEAHLTAYGLATELPTSPHYLDDGYWRGPIWAPSTVLIEDGLRRAGHDRLADEISARFRALCETSGFAENFDALTGAGLRDRAYTWTASSYLLLAEAHELRRAETAEAVGG; the protein is encoded by the coding sequence ATGACCGCCGCCCCGTCCGGCCCGGCCTTCTCCGTCCACGACATCCCGTTCAGCACCCGCGGGTCATGGTTCGGTATTTCGCCCGTGGTGGCGGAGAAGACCATCGCCGAAGACCTTCACCTCGTCTCGCACCAGCACGGCATGCACGCCGTGCTGCGTCTCCTCCCGCTCGACCTGCCCACTGGGGATCGCGCCGCCACCAGGCCGCACGCGACGCCAAGCCAGCTCAGCTGGATCGGTGCCGAAGGCCGCATCGACCTCGCCTACGAGTCGCCGGACACCGTACGCCTGCGCGGTGACGGGCTGGGCCTGCGCATCGGCGCGGCGGCGACCGTGCTGACCCCGTTCAGCGGCACCTACTTCTACCGCGAACCCGGCACGGGGGCGTATGTGTTCACCTCGTACGAGACCGGGCGGCGCTACCGCGTCACCGTGCTGTCGGGGACCGTGGCCGAGGCGTCCGGCACGCAGACGCTGGGCAGCGCCGCGCGAGGTGTCACGATCGGCGCCGAGGCCAGCGCGGTCTGGGAGGCCGCGGTCGAGGAGTACGAGACCGCGCGCCGCCCGTACGCGTCTTCGGCATCCTTCGGCCAGGTCGTGGACGCCGCGCACGGCGCCTTCTCCTCCTTCGTCGACACCGTCGCGCCCTGGCGCTCGTCGGGCACGCCTGCCGCGGAACTCGCCGCGTATGTCCTGTGGTCCGCGACCGTACGGCCGCAGGGCTTCGTCACCCGGCCCGCGGTGCTGATGTCGAAGCACTGGATGGACAAGGTGTGGAGCTGGGACCACTGCTTCAACGCCCTTGCCCTGGCCCCTGGAAGCCCCGGACTCGCCCTGGACCAGTTCGCCCTGCCTTTCGACCACCAGGACGAGACCGGCGCGCTACCCGACTCGGTGGCCCACTCGGAGATCCTCTACAACTTCGTCAAGCCTCCTATCCACGGCTGGACCCTGCGCCACCTGCGTCGACGGCTCCCCAAGCCGCTCGGCGAGGCGGAGTTGACCGAGGTGTACGACCGGCTGGCCCGCTGGACGGACTTCTGGCTCACCATGCGGCGGGCACCCGGGGCAGCGCTCCCGCACTACCAGCACGGCAATGACAGCGGCTGGGACAACGCGACCACCTTCGACCCCGAGCGTGTGATCGTCAGCGCCGATCTGGCCGCCTTCCTCGTGCTGCAGATGCGCGAACTCGCCGAACTCGCACATGCGTTGGGGCTGCAGGACGACGCGCGCAGGTGGACGCGAACGGCCGACGGCACGCAAGCGGCGATGCTCGAAGAGCTGTGGACCGGCGACCGATTCGTCGCCCGCTCGGCACAGAGCGGGGCCACCTGGACCAGCTCCAGTCTGCTCGACCTGATGCCCGTGGTGCTCGGCGAGCACCTGCCCCAGAGCATCGGCGACGCGCTGGCCGACCGCATCGAGGCCCACCTCACCGCGTACGGCCTCGCCACCGAACTGCCCACCTCACCGCACTACTTGGACGACGGCTACTGGCGCGGCCCGATCTGGGCCCCGTCCACCGTCCTGATCGAGGACGGCCTGCGCCGCGCCGGCCACGACCGTCTCGCGGACGAGATCAGCGCCCGCTTCCGGGCCCTGTGCGAGACCTCGGGCTTCGCGGAGAACTTCGACGCCCTCACCGGCGCGGGCCTGCGCGACCGCGCCTACACCTGGACCGCCAGCAGCTACCTCCTCCTTGCCGAGGCCCACGAGCTGAGGCGCGCCGAGACCGCGGAGGCCGTCGGCGGCTGA